Within the Sulfitobacter sp. JL08 genome, the region TGATGGCGCGGATGTTCGATATTCACACGCCGTTGCCTGCCGCCAAACCGGGATTGACGGCGCAGGCCGACGCGCTGACCCCGCATCTGCGACCCGGTGATTATGCGCAGGCGGTGATGGATCTGGGCGCAACGATATGCACGCCGAAATCGCCCGCCTGTGGCATCTGCCCGTGGCGCACGCCCTGCGCGGCGCGCGCGCAGGGTACCGCCGCCGATCTGCCCAGGAAAACACCCAAGAAACCCAAACCGACGCGCTATGGCATTGTCTATCTTGTCGAACGCAGCGATGGCGCGGTTTTGCTGGAACGCCGCGCCGATAAGGGATTGCTGGGCGGCATGCTCGGGTGGCCGGGATCGGAGTGGGCCGAAACCGCGCCCCAAGAAAGCCCGCCCTGCGTTGCGGACTGGACCGACACCAAGACCGAGGTGCGCCATACATTCACCCACTTTCATCTGATCCTGCGCGTCAGGTCTGCCACCGTGGCGCAGGATCATCCGGTGGACAGGGGCGAATTTCTGGAGCGCGACAGGTTCCGGCCATCCGATCTGCCCACCGTGATGCGCAAAGCCTATGATTTACGCCACGCAAGTTAACGCAGGCTTTGTGCAGGCGGCCATGGCGGGTTATATCCTTATCGACGAAACACGAGGCCCGGCATGACACGTTCTGCACCACAAACCACACCGCCCGCCGCGGCATTGCCTTTCGCGCTGTCCCTGGCCCTGATCCCGCTGGCATGGATCGGCGCGCTGAACGGTGGCTGGACGGTCTTGCTGTTGCCGCTGGCCACCTGGGCGCTGTTTTCGGGGCTGGATGCGGTCTTGGGCGTGAACACTAAAAATGCCGATCCTGAAACCGACGAGGACGAACTGTTCTGGTACAAGGGCATTACGATTGCATGGGTGCCATTGCAGTTTGTGACGGTGTTCGCCCTGATCTGGTATGTGCCGCAGTCGGATCATCTGAACACGGTCGAAAAGCTGGCGCTGTTCTTTGGTGTCGGCGTGATGACCGGGACAATCGGGATCAATTACAGCCACGAACTGATGCATCAGAAAAACCGTCTGGAACGTGGACTGGCCGATGTCTTGCTCGCCATGGTGCTCTATTCGCATTTCCGGTCCGAACATCTGCTGGTGCATCACCGCTATGTCGCCACGCCGCGCGATCCGGTAACTGCGCGCTATAATGAAGGGTTTCACCG harbors:
- the mutY gene encoding A/G-specific adenine glycosylase, which gives rise to MRDLPAPDALADALLTWYDVHARDMPWRVPPAARKAGVHPDPYRVWLSEIMLQQTTVAAVRDYFLRFTTRWPTVADLAAAQDSDVMGEWAGLGYYARARNLLKCARQIVADHGGRFPPDYDALIALPGIGPYTAAAISSIAFDLRHVVVDGNVERVMARMFDIHTPLPAAKPGLTAQADALTPHLRPGDYAQAVMDLGATICTPKSPACGICPWRTPCAARAQGTAADLPRKTPKKPKPTRYGIVYLVERSDGAVLLERRADKGLLGGMLGWPGSEWAETAPQESPPCVADWTDTKTEVRHTFTHFHLILRVRSATVAQDHPVDRGEFLERDRFRPSDLPTVMRKAYDLRHAS